The Streptomyces sp. NBC_00335 DNA window CGTCGTCGATCAGTGGGAAGCGATCGATGTCGATGCCTACCAGGTGATCACCAGCTACTGGGATGCCTTCGGCGAGAAGATCGGCGCTCGAGGCGTTCTGTTCGCCGAGTGCACCGTCGGCATCCCCGCCAACGAAGCGCTCATCGGCCCGGACGGATACCCACTTCGCTTTCAGGTCGAAGGTGACTTCACCCGCTTCCGCGAGCAGGTCGAAGAGCAGGCCCTGTATGCGCAGGGCAAGCTCACTCGAGCAATGGCCCCGTGAGCGGCGGCTGGAAGGGCTCGGATCGAAAGGCCCGACTGCCCTCAGGCTGGACGAAGATCCGGGCCCAGATCCTGGCCCGCGATCCGGTCTGCAAGATCTGCAACGTCAGGCCATCCCAGTTCTGCGACCACATCGTGGCCAAGGCGGACGACCATACGGAGGCTGGCCTCCAGGGCGTATGCGGACCATGCCACGACCAGAAGTCCTCACGAGAGGGCAACCAAGCCCAACGCGAGAACCCTCAACCGGGACGAACCCGCCCGCCCGAACAGCACCCAGGGCTGAGGTGAGCAGGTGGCCCGCTACCTGATCACTCACCCTAAGGGGCAGCAGGGCGAGGACGTGCTTGTCGAGGACCCGGACCTGACGCTCACCATCTACGGCGAGTGGGCCGTGCTGGCGGACTCTGATGGCCCATGTCTCGCGCTGCCAGCTCATGCGGGGGCGACCATCACGCGGATCGACGAGCAGCCCGAAGACGAGCCGGCTGCTTGAACCCCGGCCCTCGCCACCGCTGAACATCCCCACCCCAAGACTCCTGCGGCCAGCTACCGCAGGCAGGATGGCCCGACGTCTCCAGGCGTCGGGCCTTCCGCATACCTGGAGACAGAATGAACCTCTGCCCCTATTGCACCGCGCCAATGAATAGCACTCAGCGCAAGCAATGTGGGCGCCTCGAGTGCAAGCGGGCTTTCAATGCCGAGCGCATGCGTGAGTACCAGCGCAAGTACAAGGCAGAGCACGGGTACTACCAGACCCGCCTGTATGACAAACCCCGGGTGAAGCAGCACGACATCACTTGTCAGCACTGCGGCAAGGATGCCGTGGTGACCAAGGCCGAGGCAAAGTACTGCTCACACAGGTGCTTCTACGACTCACGCTTCGGTGACGCGAGACCGCGCGACGATCACGCGGGCAGTGCTGAACGCAAGAGGCAACCTGCCCGTCGTCGACGGGCGGAACGCACCCTTCAGGTCGCAGTCAAGGGCACATCCGGTTCTGTGCCTTGGGTTGCCGGCCACTGCTTGCGGTGCGGCGAGACCTTTGTGCGCCGGGACTCGGGCACTGGGGTATCCCACTGCTCGAAGGCATGTCAGCAACGGGACAAGGCGTCGCGACGGAGAGCTTTGGAGAAGGGTGCATCTGTTGGCACCGTGTCCCGATGGCGCGTGCACGTGAGGGATCACTGGACATGCCACATATGCGGCGACCCAGTAGACCGTGATGCGGTCGTACCGGATCTCGCCGCTCCGGTACTCGACCATGTAATGCCGTTGGCCAGAGGCGGAACACATAGCGAGGACAACCTCAAGACCGCTCACTTTTACTGCAACAGCGTCAAGCGTGATCTTGTTGCTAACTGGTCGGCCGCTGCATGACCCTGGGGGGTTAGGGGTGCCGGCCGCTTCTTTTTGATCGGGGCCGTATAGATCACGACTTTCTGTACGGGTTTCCTTGGCGCCGGCGCGGCGCCGCTCACCGCCCCTTGCTCGCCCCGGAGGCGTGCACTAGACCCTGGAGGTCGCCATGGGCACTCGCGGACCCGTCCCGGAGCGCTCCGAAGCGCGCCGGCGACGCAACAAGACCGACGACGTTGGCCTGGTCAAGGCTCCGTCGACCCCGACCGGCCTGCCCGAACTGCCTGAGCCGAATGAGCTCTGGCACCCGATCGCCACCGACTGGTACCTGTCCCTGCGGGAGTCGGGTCAGGCCGCCTTCTATCAGCCTAGCGACTGGGCGATGGCCCGGTACGCTGCCGAGCTCATGTCCCGCGGCCTGCTGGAGGACCGGCCGCCCAATGGCCAGTACGTCGCCGCCCTGAACTCCGTAATGTCGAGCCTGCTGACGACGGAGGGCGACCGCCGGCGTGTCCGTATCGAGCTGGAGCGGAAGCCGGCCGTGAAGGCGGTCTCCGCTTCGGTGACGGCCATCGCCGACTACCGCTCTTCGATCGGTGGCTGACGGCGAGGTCCCGGAGGTCGTCACCCCCTTCACGATCGGCCCGACGTGGCAGCGAGGCGAGGACGGCAAGTTCATCCTCCCCGAGTACACGCTGGGCTGGCAGGCCCTGGCCTGGACGGCGACCTACCTGCAGCACTACGCCGGCGCCCCCTGGCGGTATACCGCCGAGCAGGCCCGGCTGACCCTGTGGTGGTACGCCATGGATCCAGTGACGAACCGGTTCGTGTGGCGTGACGGCGTGATCCAGCGCCTGAAGGGCTGGGGGAAGGATCCCCTGATCGCGACCTTCTCGGCCTTCGAATTCGTTGGCCCCTGCCGGTTCGCCGAGGTAGCCGACGAGGGCAATGAGTGGGGCATCCCGCCCGGCCAGCCGTTGGGGCGGCAGCATCCAGCAGCCTGGGTCCAGATTGCGGCCGTCAGTCAGGACCAGACCCGGAACACGATGACCCTCTTCCCGTCGATTCTGACGAAGCGGGCCATCGAGGAGTACCGGATCGACCTCGGCAAGGAGATCATCTACGCCGACAAGGGCCGGGCCCGGATGGAAGCCGTGACGAGTTCGCCGCGGGCGCTTGAGGGTGGCCGGCCGACCAACACGAACCTCGGCGAGACCCATCACTGGGTTGAGTCGAACGGCGGACACGAGATGGCCGCGGTCATCGAGCGCAATGCCACCAAGTCCGCCGACGGCGACTCCCGGACCCTGGCGAACACGAACGCCTACGAGCCGGGCGAAGACAGCGTCGCCGAACGCACCCGCGAGGCCTATGAGTCGGCGGAGGCCGGACGCGCGGCCGATGTGGGCCTCTTCTACGACTCGTTGGAGGCTCCGGCCGAGGCGAAGCTGTCCGAGGAGTGGATCGAGCCGACCCTGCGGGCTGTCCGCGGTGACTCGACGTGGCTGGACATCGCGCGGCTGAAGGCGTCGATCCTCGACGTCCGTAACCCACCGTCTCGGTCTCGCCGGTTCTGGTTCAACCAGATCACCGCCTCAGAGGACGCCTACCTGGCGCCCTACGAATGGGATGCGTGCCCGCATGAGGGCATCGACCTGCAGGCCGGCGACGAGATCGTCATCTTCTTCGACGGCTCCAAGTCGGACGACGCGACAGGTCTGGTGGCGTGCCGCTTGTCCGACGGCCACCTGCAGACGCTAGGTGTGTGGCAGCGGCGGGCGAACTGGCCCGACGGCGTGCCATGGCGGGTACCGCGCGAGGAGGTCGACGGTGTTGTGGACCTGACGTTCGCTACGTACAAGCCGCTCGCGTTCTTCGCCGACCCGGGTTCCGGGTTCGACGAGGCGGATGGCGAACGCTACTGGGACGGCTTCATCGACGCCTGGGCCCAGCGGTACGGCAAGCGGCTGAAGCTCAAGGCCGTGCCCTCCGGCCATGGCCAGCACGCCGTCATGTGGGACATGCGCGACCGGCGCCGGCAGCAGACCTTCACCGAGGCTGTCGACCGCTTCTACCGGGACGTCCTGGAGCGGCAGCTGACCCACGACGGCCACAAGGTGCTGCGCCAGCACGTTGCCAACGCCCGCCGGCGGACGAACGCCTGGGGCTACACGATCGGCAAGGAACACCGTGAATCGGCCCGCAAGGTCGACCTCGCGGTGTGCGCGATCGGCGCGCGGATGCTCCGCCGGATGGTCATGAACTCGACGGCCTGGACGAAGAGGTCCACGGCCCGTGGCAAGGGACGGGTGGTGGTGCTGCGATGACGACTCCCACTCTTCCTCTCCTGTCGCTGTCGGACGACGAGCTGGGCATCCTGACGATGCTCCGCTCGGATCTGCTGTCGCAGCGCTTCAAGCTGGAGCTGTTCGACGCCTACTTCAACGGCGAGCAGCTGGTCCGAGACCTGGGGATCTCGATTCCCCCGCAGCTGAAGACCCTGCACACGGTCATCGGTTGGCCTCGGATTGGCGTCGAAGCGTTGGAGCAGCGTCTCGACCTGGAGGCGTTCCGCTGGTCTGACGGGGGTGACTCCTCGGACCTGCTGGAGATCGCCGAGGCGAACGACTGGTTCGACGAAGCCTCCCTGGGGCACCTGGACGCCCTCACCTACGGCCGCGAGTACATGGCCGTGGGTTCGGGCGAGGGGGAGGATGCGCCGCCGCTGGTGACGTTCGAGTCGCCCCTCGACATGACCCTGGCCTGGGATGCTCGGCTTCGTCTCTCAACGTCGGCGCTGCGTGAATGCCAGTCCAACGGACAGGACTTCGGGCTCACCCCTGAGCAGCGTTTGGTGACCCTCTACCTGCCCATGCAGACGGTGTACGCGGTGGAGGTGAACGGGGGCTGGGAGGTTCTCGACCGCGACGAGCACAACTTGGGCGTGGTTCCGGTGCTGCGGATGGCCAACCGGCAGCGGACTGCTGACCGGACCGGCCGGAGCGAGATCACTCCCGAGGTCA harbors:
- a CDS encoding HNH endonuclease: MREYQRKYKAEHGYYQTRLYDKPRVKQHDITCQHCGKDAVVTKAEAKYCSHRCFYDSRFGDARPRDDHAGSAERKRQPARRRRAERTLQVAVKGTSGSVPWVAGHCLRCGETFVRRDSGTGVSHCSKACQQRDKASRRRALEKGASVGTVSRWRVHVRDHWTCHICGDPVDRDAVVPDLAAPVLDHVMPLARGGTHSEDNLKTAHFYCNSVKRDLVANWSAAA
- a CDS encoding phage terminase small subunit, which encodes MGTRGPVPERSEARRRRNKTDDVGLVKAPSTPTGLPELPEPNELWHPIATDWYLSLRESGQAAFYQPSDWAMARYAAELMSRGLLEDRPPNGQYVAALNSVMSSLLTTEGDRRRVRIELERKPAVKAVSASVTAIADYRSSIGG
- a CDS encoding terminase; protein product: MADGEVPEVVTPFTIGPTWQRGEDGKFILPEYTLGWQALAWTATYLQHYAGAPWRYTAEQARLTLWWYAMDPVTNRFVWRDGVIQRLKGWGKDPLIATFSAFEFVGPCRFAEVADEGNEWGIPPGQPLGRQHPAAWVQIAAVSQDQTRNTMTLFPSILTKRAIEEYRIDLGKEIIYADKGRARMEAVTSSPRALEGGRPTNTNLGETHHWVESNGGHEMAAVIERNATKSADGDSRTLANTNAYEPGEDSVAERTREAYESAEAGRAADVGLFYDSLEAPAEAKLSEEWIEPTLRAVRGDSTWLDIARLKASILDVRNPPSRSRRFWFNQITASEDAYLAPYEWDACPHEGIDLQAGDEIVIFFDGSKSDDATGLVACRLSDGHLQTLGVWQRRANWPDGVPWRVPREEVDGVVDLTFATYKPLAFFADPGSGFDEADGERYWDGFIDAWAQRYGKRLKLKAVPSGHGQHAVMWDMRDRRRQQTFTEAVDRFYRDVLERQLTHDGHKVLRQHVANARRRTNAWGYTIGKEHRESARKVDLAVCAIGARMLRRMVMNSTAWTKRSTARGKGRVVVLR